ACGTCTGGTCGTCCTCTTGCTGGGCCATGTCCACCACCTGCCACAACTCGCCCACTGAGGAGGCTACAAAGCGCTCTTCCAAGTGTTCTTGAGCTTGGTCTGGAACAGGGGCAAGGAGACAGTGTGAAAGGACTGGTTCtgactgcccccaccctgcctttGGCCCGCCCCGGAAAGGTGAAGGAGTTGAGGAAACTGGGAGTCCATCTGCCCACACCCGTGTCCTTGGAGGTGATGCTCCATCTGGGGGTCTCTTCTGGTCTGCGTGCAACTATAGCCCCAACTCaagcacacacacccccacccccactgccaacTCAAACTGCCTCCTGCAAGGTGTTACATCATCTGGGGAGTGAGGGACCATCTCAGAGAAGGACGAACTCCAAAGACCTTCTTCCCGTATTCACAAGGCCCCATGCAAGGAACCCTGGCTCTGGACCCTTTACACGACGCTCACGCTGCAGTGGTGGGGCCCTGGGTGATCGCCCGTTACCCAGAGCTGTCTCAGCTTTCCCTCTGCCTGACCAGTGATCTGACTCCAAAGAGATCTGGTCTCAGCTCCGGGCATCATTCCCCGTCTTCACCTACCTGTAGAgggtgttttctctttctgactcctctcatccagaccagggctcccttTCTGAGGCTTCACCCCCTTGAGCCACAGCAGCAGCAGGATGGCTGCCAGGAATGCTGCCCTGAAGAGCTGGGAGCCCAGGGAAGTCATGGGCCTGCCTAGCTGCGGCCGTCGGCCTTGCCTAGTCCCCAGGGCCCGGCaggccccctccaccctcccctgtcCGTTGTCCCAGCCCTCACCCCTTGCCAGCACCgttttctccccttcccttccatAGGACCTCTGATGTCGTGAGCTCTGTGACATCACAGCTGTGGGCCTGACCCTCATCCCCGCTCACCAGAGAGTTCCACTGGCCAGAGCGTGGAGAGTAGCCAGCAGGGGACAACAGAGGCTTCTTGGATGACCATAATGGGCCTTCCTGTGGAGAGCCACAGCAATGACTTAAGAGTTTGTGGAGTCCTTTCACATCTATTATATCATTAGATCCACATAGCAACCAGGACTCAGAGTCATGGTATTCCCATACCCAttgtatagatgagaaaactgaggttcacaaAAGAAATGACTCACCCACTGAAGATCACACGGATAATACGGTGTAGAGCAGGGCTCTTGGCTGATTCTTTAGAGTCTAAGTATCATACCTTCCCACTCGTTTGTGCAGACTTTCTTAAAGGAAAGCAACTTACATAAGTTGAGGCCGGGACCAGATGTCAAAATGAGGATCTTCAAGTCCTGGGCTGTGCATGAAACTCAAGTCCATCAAAaatgagggagggggagggcatcGGTGGAGGAGGGGCCAGGTACCTGTTCTGGGTGTGACAGAGAGACGGAACAGCATGCCCAGGACCCCGGCGGAAACCTTCCtctcactcctcctcctcccctggtcTTCCCTCTACCCTAGCCTTTGCCCTCTTATACTGACAGACTGAACACCGTCTTCCCTCGTTCCATGTCCTCCTGTACTCAGACACAGGGGGAGAGTTGTTAGAGACTCAGTGTCTAAACTCAATCTCTAAAAGGTGGGAGGAGGTAGGGTCTTCAGAGGAAAACCAGCATAGCAGAGGCAAGGATCCCAAGTAACGGATCTCCAGAAACCCGCCTTCGTGTCCCAACGCCCCGCCCATGACCCTGGTGAGCGCCGACCAGCTGGCAGTAATGGGGAGTGGCTCATTAGCCTCTGCTTCCTGGAACAGAGAGATGGGGAGACAAGGTAAAGCCCTGCCCTGGAAAACCAGAGACAGATCACAGCCATGAGCGACAGAAGGGATGCCTGGACAGTGGGGAGCCGGTCTCAGACACACTGGAACCATCACCACCAGCTCACATCACTCCTGGCGTCCGCACAGCCCTCACCTGAATGAACCACCAAATGCAGGGATGAGGATGTGCCCAGAAACACGTACCCTTCCTGAAAGGGGGGATCGCAGAAACGGAAGGGCCCATGGCGTTTCCCTCCCATGGATGCCACGCATGCTAGCAGGCAGGCTTTCTGGGAGACTCTCTCCCCGACAGCTGACACGGCCTCTTGTATACTTCCCAGTGATCCGAGCCAGGTGACAGAGTGACTGGGGAGCAGTGCAGGAGGTCATTTGATGATGAGAGAGGTAAGATTCAAGTAAGCGATGACCCTGCTCACCCCTCCCTTGCACTCATTGACCTGCAGGTCCAGGAAATGATGcttggatggaaaaaaaaaaacaacactaacCTCCCCCTGGCTATTTGGGGGAGGAGCCTGCTGGTTCCTGGCTAAATGAGAAGCCATCTCCAGCTCTGTGAGTTTGGATGGgcaggggggctgggggtggcggtGTCTTATGGGGCAGCCGGAGAGGAAAGAACCAGGTGGCATTGACCACTTCTCCCATTCCCTCACCACCCACCTGCCTGACACCCTGTGCCGAGTAGATAAATCCTCATAGGAAACCAGGAACCCCTTCATGTTTTTTCTTATcataaaagtatattaaaaattatgaaaaacaaaaaagggcaAATAATTCCACCATGCAATGACAATTACTTTTCATGTTTTAAAGGATAGTATTCAAGTTCTTTCCCAACATGGCTGTGAGCAGGTGGAGTGAGAGTATATGACCTAAATTTTGAAATCCAGGGTTATATGTTTTCCTCCTCCTTACCACATCAGAATAAGAGGTCTGGTTCCTTTGGCGCCAAGGGACTCTG
The window above is part of the Hippopotamus amphibius kiboko isolate mHipAmp2 chromosome 4, mHipAmp2.hap2, whole genome shotgun sequence genome. Proteins encoded here:
- the LLCFC1 gene encoding sperm-egg fusion protein LLCFC1, translating into MTSLGSQLFRAAFLAAILLLLWLKGVKPQKGSPGLDERSQKEKTPSTDQAQEHLEERFVASSVGELWQVVDMAQQEDDQTSEAASIQDHLLDLAFCLNLASIMVFL